TCCTGCCCGCCGTCCTGGCCGCCATCCGAGCCCCCATCCGGGCTGCCCTTCTGGGGCGGAGGCAGGTTGCGCAGCAGCACCTCGTAGTTGTGCCGGGCCTGGGCGTCCGAGGGGTTCAGGGTGAGCGCGCGGCGGTAGGCCTTCAGCGCCTCGCGCGTGTTGCCCGTCATCGCGTGGACGTTGCCCAGGTTGTAGTGGGCCTTCTGGCTCAGCTCTGGCTGGTTCTTCGTCTCCGCCACGCCCTGGAAGGCCCGCTGCGCCTCGTCGTAGCGGCCCAGCTTCATCAGCGCGTCGCCCCGGTTGAACTCCACCGCGGGATCATTCGGACGCTCCTTCTTGGCCTCCTCGAAGGCCGAGAGCGCGTCCTCGTAGCGGCCGGCGGTGTATGCCTCCCGGCCCTTCTGGATGAGCGGGTGCTCCTTCTCCAGCAGCCCCGCGGCCCACGCCCCGGACGGCAGCGCCAGTCCCAGCGCGAGCAGCAACCCCACTCCCACGCGCATGACCATGACTCCCCTGCTCACGACGGCCTCCGGCGCGCGGACGGC
The sequence above is drawn from the Archangium gephyra genome and encodes:
- a CDS encoding tetratricopeptide repeat protein — its product is MVMRVGVGLLLALGLALPSGAWAAGLLEKEHPLIQKGREAYTAGRYEDALSAFEEAKKERPNDPAVEFNRGDALMKLGRYDEAQRAFQGVAETKNQPELSQKAHYNLGNVHAMTGNTREALKAYRRALTLNPSDAQARHNYEVLLRNLPPPQKGSPDGGSDGGQDGGQDGGRPDAGPDAGQQDGGTPADAGQDGGSDGGQDAGMDGGMDGGQPDGGQGDAGQPDGGQGDAGQGDGGQQDGGADGGEDGGPGDGGEGDGGEGDGGPSEEEGTESDGGTEGEMDSVDAGVSQAEIDRQEAERLLDAMKQNEKNLQLWRFQQKKRPRNPNEKDW